In Desulfatirhabdium butyrativorans DSM 18734, one genomic interval encodes:
- the gmhB gene encoding D-glycero-beta-D-manno-heptose 1,7-bisphosphate 7-phosphatase, translating into MKNGIGQDEAPDRRGRSKPCVFLDRDGVINHDSADYIKSLDEFVPIEGSYEAIARLNRAGRMVIVITNQSAIGRGIIDGSTLERIHERLAEEVGAAGGHITDILFCPHRPDEKCSCRKPEPGMLFEAAARHGIDLSRSVMVGDSAKDIECGIRAGCKTVLVLSGNGRQALESLKNRGISPDAVFPFLRDAVHWIIRQ; encoded by the coding sequence ATGAAAAACGGAATTGGCCAGGATGAGGCTCCCGATCGGAGAGGGCGCTCCAAGCCGTGCGTTTTTCTGGATCGGGACGGGGTGATCAACCACGATTCCGCAGATTACATCAAGAGCCTCGACGAGTTCGTCCCGATCGAAGGCAGTTATGAGGCGATTGCCCGGCTGAACCGGGCCGGCAGGATGGTCATCGTGATCACGAATCAGTCCGCCATTGGCAGAGGCATTATCGATGGATCGACCCTGGAGCGGATTCATGAGCGGTTGGCCGAAGAAGTCGGGGCGGCAGGCGGTCACATCACGGATATCCTCTTTTGTCCCCACAGGCCCGATGAAAAATGTTCTTGTCGAAAACCCGAGCCCGGCATGCTCTTCGAAGCCGCTGCGCGCCATGGCATCGATCTGTCCCGTTCCGTGATGGTGGGCGACAGCGCCAAAGACATCGAATGCGGGATCCGGGCGGGATGCAAAACCGTTCTGGTGCTGAGCGGAAACGGCAGACAGGCGCTGGAATCCCTGAAAAACCGGGGAATCAGCCCGGATGCCGTTTTCCCCTTCCTTCGTGACGCCGTCCACTGGATCATTCGGCAATGA
- a CDS encoding nucleotide sugar dehydrogenase, with the protein MVTFESLTERKDRIAVIGLGYVGLPLAVHLSRHFSVTGYDLKLSRIEELRNGIDRTHEVDAEELRTADIAFSNDPEVLANCRLIIVAVPTPIDAYRIPDFRPLIGASEAVGKHLARGSCVVYESTVYPGATEEVCLPILEQHSGMKLGADFTIGYSPERMNPGDREHSVDRIVKVVSGSDPTTSAMLCAVYGKVALAGIHAAPSIKVAEAAKVIENTQRDLNIALMNELAMIFDRIGIDTQDVLKAAGTKWNFLPFRPGLVGGHCIGVDPYYLTFKAEALGYHPEMILAGRRINDNMGKTIAEKTVKMMIAASKQVRNARVVILGLTFKENVPDLRNTKVMDIITELRDYGIEVLVHDPLADPAEARKYYDIELHREIAAIEGVDAVVLAVLHRPYLEMGLDRIAALCRNGAPILIDVKAAFDPNEARAKGIRYWRL; encoded by the coding sequence GCATCGCCGTCATCGGCCTCGGGTATGTCGGTCTCCCCCTTGCCGTTCATCTGTCCAGACATTTTTCGGTGACCGGCTACGACCTCAAATTGTCCCGGATCGAGGAGCTTCGCAACGGCATCGATCGAACCCATGAGGTGGACGCGGAGGAACTCCGTACCGCGGATATCGCTTTCAGCAACGATCCGGAGGTGCTGGCCAACTGCAGGCTCATCATCGTGGCCGTGCCCACACCCATTGACGCCTACCGCATCCCGGATTTCCGCCCCCTGATCGGCGCATCCGAGGCTGTTGGCAAACACCTCGCCAGGGGAAGCTGCGTGGTGTATGAATCCACGGTGTACCCGGGGGCCACGGAGGAAGTGTGCCTGCCGATTCTGGAACAGCACTCCGGTATGAAGCTGGGGGCGGATTTTACGATCGGCTATTCGCCGGAACGCATGAATCCCGGAGACAGGGAGCACAGTGTGGACAGAATCGTCAAGGTGGTGTCGGGCTCGGACCCCACCACGAGCGCCATGCTCTGCGCCGTCTACGGGAAGGTTGCCCTGGCGGGCATCCACGCCGCCCCGTCCATCAAGGTGGCCGAGGCTGCCAAGGTCATCGAAAACACCCAGCGCGATCTCAACATCGCGTTGATGAACGAACTGGCCATGATCTTCGACCGGATCGGCATCGATACGCAGGATGTCCTGAAGGCGGCCGGGACCAAGTGGAATTTTCTGCCCTTCCGGCCGGGGCTCGTCGGCGGCCACTGTATCGGCGTGGATCCGTATTATCTGACGTTCAAGGCCGAAGCGCTCGGGTACCATCCGGAAATGATCCTGGCCGGCAGACGGATCAACGACAACATGGGCAAGACCATCGCTGAAAAAACCGTCAAGATGATGATCGCGGCCTCCAAACAGGTTCGCAACGCGCGGGTGGTCATTCTGGGGCTCACGTTCAAGGAAAACGTGCCGGACCTGCGCAACACCAAGGTCATGGACATCATCACCGAGCTGCGGGACTACGGCATCGAAGTGCTGGTCCACGATCCGCTGGCGGACCCGGCGGAAGCCCGAAAATACTATGACATCGAACTCCACCGGGAAATTGCGGCCATCGAAGGCGTGGATGCCGTCGTTCTGGCCGTGCTGCACAGGCCGTATCTGGAAATGGGGCTCGATCGCATCGCAGCCCTCTGCCGGAATGGCGCCCCCATTCTGATCGACGTCAAGGCCGCCTTCGACCCGAACGAAGCCAGAGCGAAAGGCATCCGCTACTGGCGGCTGTAA
- the recD2 gene encoding SF1B family DNA helicase RecD2 has translation MNPPEAAVTIEGRIERITFHNPDNHYSVVQISVSNTKTPITAVGYIPNPNVGSLFRITGTWDSHNRYGMQLKIASCEPRLPETESEIRQYLKSGFLKGIPRKVIHRIVAAFGAATFDVIENHPERLNEVKGVGDAIAAKIADAYQENHGLHRLMHLLEKAALPASYASRIYRQYGAQSASILTQNPYQAAFDIPGWGFYIADRIARSLDFPMDAPARARACIQYVLEMAASDGNTAVELPELARKSASLFDIEGEAFDQALAALVKKGDVVIRSIAGVENELALLAHLDEAERRIAKHVERLLRAPIPDVRFDREALSREVIENLAIEPSADQVAILERILHHRMAIITGGPGTGKTTLLRAVCALFKRLGKSVMLAAPTGRAARRLSEVARKSAKTLHRMLLYDPDAEQFGKSESDPLEADVVIVDEASMIDVVLMRHLLEALPTKGRLILVGDRFQLPSVGPGNVLSDLIESGVIPVFELTEIFRQAAQSPIVMNAHRVRGGQMPIMERGSDPGDLLEFYIIEQGDPEAAARQIVEMVTHRIPESFGLDPVRDIQVLSPMHKGVLGTIALNQALQQALNPQSPGIEAFGNAFRIRDKVMHLRNNYEKEIYNGDIGMVEDFEKRHQRLHVRYEERIVVYEKEEMQDVIPAYAITVHKSQGSEYPAVILPLMGAHFPMLQRNLLYTALTRGKRLVILIGTQHAIRTAVENDRSGKRLSVLKALLQEKRAHPPESENGPIPSMRGA, from the coding sequence ATGAATCCTCCGGAAGCCGCCGTCACCATCGAGGGCCGCATCGAGCGGATCACCTTCCACAACCCCGACAACCACTATTCGGTTGTCCAGATCAGCGTTTCCAACACCAAGACCCCCATCACGGCAGTCGGCTACATCCCCAATCCCAACGTCGGCAGCCTCTTCCGGATCACCGGAACATGGGACAGCCACAACCGATACGGCATGCAGCTCAAAATCGCCTCCTGCGAACCCAGGCTTCCCGAAACCGAAAGCGAAATCCGCCAATACCTCAAATCGGGATTTCTCAAAGGCATTCCCAGGAAAGTCATCCATCGCATTGTCGCTGCCTTCGGCGCCGCTACCTTCGATGTCATCGAAAACCATCCCGAACGCCTGAATGAAGTCAAGGGAGTCGGGGATGCCATCGCCGCCAAGATTGCGGATGCCTATCAGGAAAACCACGGCCTGCACCGGCTGATGCATCTTCTGGAGAAAGCGGCGCTCCCGGCTTCCTATGCGTCCCGGATCTACCGGCAATACGGCGCGCAGAGCGCCTCGATCCTGACCCAAAACCCGTACCAGGCGGCTTTCGACATTCCGGGATGGGGATTTTACATTGCGGACCGGATTGCGCGGAGTCTTGATTTCCCCATGGACGCTCCTGCCAGGGCCAGGGCCTGCATTCAGTATGTCCTCGAGATGGCTGCATCCGATGGAAACACGGCCGTCGAGTTGCCGGAGCTCGCCCGAAAAAGCGCTTCCCTGTTCGATATCGAGGGCGAGGCCTTCGATCAGGCCCTGGCCGCGCTGGTGAAAAAAGGGGATGTGGTTATCCGGAGCATCGCAGGCGTCGAGAACGAGCTGGCGCTGCTGGCGCATCTCGACGAGGCCGAGCGCCGGATCGCCAAGCACGTCGAGCGGCTCTTGCGCGCCCCGATTCCGGATGTCCGCTTCGATCGGGAAGCCCTGAGCCGGGAAGTGATCGAGAACCTGGCCATCGAGCCGTCGGCAGACCAGGTGGCGATCCTCGAGCGGATTCTGCATCACCGGATGGCCATCATCACGGGCGGACCGGGGACTGGCAAGACGACCCTGTTGCGCGCCGTATGCGCCCTGTTCAAGCGGCTGGGTAAATCGGTGATGCTCGCGGCCCCGACCGGAAGGGCGGCCCGCAGGCTTTCGGAAGTGGCCCGGAAAAGCGCGAAGACGCTTCACCGGATGCTGCTCTACGACCCGGATGCGGAGCAGTTCGGGAAATCGGAAAGCGATCCGCTGGAGGCCGATGTCGTCATCGTCGATGAGGCGAGCATGATCGATGTGGTGCTGATGCGCCATCTGCTCGAGGCGCTGCCCACGAAGGGGCGTCTGATTCTGGTGGGGGATCGGTTCCAGTTGCCATCGGTAGGACCGGGAAACGTGCTCTCCGATCTGATCGAATCCGGGGTGATTCCGGTTTTCGAGCTGACCGAGATTTTCCGCCAGGCTGCCCAGAGCCCCATCGTCATGAACGCGCACCGCGTCCGCGGCGGACAAATGCCGATCATGGAAAGAGGAAGCGATCCCGGTGACTTGCTGGAATTCTACATCATCGAACAGGGCGATCCGGAGGCTGCGGCGCGGCAGATCGTCGAAATGGTCACCCATCGGATTCCCGAGTCATTCGGCCTGGACCCGGTTCGGGACATCCAGGTTCTTTCCCCCATGCACAAGGGCGTGCTGGGGACCATCGCGCTCAACCAGGCCCTCCAGCAGGCGCTCAATCCGCAGAGCCCGGGCATCGAAGCCTTCGGAAACGCTTTCCGGATCCGGGACAAGGTGATGCATCTGCGGAACAACTACGAAAAGGAAATTTACAACGGTGATATCGGAATGGTCGAGGATTTCGAGAAAAGGCATCAGCGGCTGCATGTCCGCTACGAAGAGCGCATCGTCGTCTATGAAAAGGAAGAAATGCAGGATGTGATCCCGGCCTACGCCATCACGGTGCACAAATCCCAGGGTTCGGAATATCCCGCCGTCATTCTCCCGCTCATGGGGGCCCATTTCCCCATGCTCCAGCGAAATCTGCTCTATACGGCCCTGACCCGCGGCAAGCGCCTCGTCATTCTCATCGGCACCCAGCATGCCATTCGGACGGCCGTGGAAAACGACCGGAGCGGAAAGCGCCTGTCGGTCCTCAAGGCCCTGCTCCAGGAAAAGAGGGCACATCCGCCCGAATCCGAAAACGGTCCGATACCGTCCATGCGGGGTGCCTGA